Proteins encoded within one genomic window of Humulus lupulus chromosome 1, drHumLupu1.1, whole genome shotgun sequence:
- the LOC133777566 gene encoding transcription factor bHLH19-like encodes MKDALSNFMCDHFDMSCLDSIDLDLDHHHQHQLNYFQSSSPYESNIYTLNSALHNSSSDHHQQNTTTKPPLPADMKRVTIKSRNLNSCTSATPNAEMVSTTTSPAALISFNNSNSTANNALVLSSEKNYIVGSIGTNTRSPSYARDHVIAERKRRVKLNQMFIALSAVVPGLKKMDRTSVLGDAINYVKHLEERVKTLEEQQEIKTENHKPVILMKKSLLCTVEDYLSDNDMVMQPLPEIEARVSNKDVLIRIYCEKQYGGCNLANLLTKIENLHLTIVSTSALPLGSSTIDITIVAQMDVEFCMTHNELKEKLRQALLM; translated from the exons ATGAAGGATGCCTTAAGTAATTTCATGTGTGACCACTTCGATATGAGCTGTCTAGATTCAATTGATCTTGATCTTGATCATCATCATCAACATCAGCTCAATTATTTTCAATCTTCTTCTCCTTATGAGAGCAACATTTACACTCTTAACTCCGCACTTCATAATAGTAGTAGTGACCACCATCAACAAAATACAACCACGAAACCTCCTTTGCCGGCCGATATGAAAAGGGTTACGATTAAGAGCCGCAATTTGAATTCTTGCACTTCGGCTACCCCAAATGCGGAGATGGTGTCTACTACTACTTCTCCTGCAGCCTTAATTTCGTTCAACAACTCGAACTCAACCGCGAATAATGCGCTGGTGCTTTCTTCTGAGAAGAACTATATTG TTGGTTCGATTGGTACCAATACTAGGTCTCCATCATATGCTCGGGATCATGTTATAGCTGAAAGAAAGCGACGAGTGAAGCTCAATCAGATGTTTATAGCTCTTTCCGCTGTGGTTCCAGGTCTAAAGAAG ATGGACAGGACTTCTGTTCTGGGAGATGCCATCAATTATGTTAAACATCTGGAAGAACGAGTAAAGACACTGGAGGAACAACAAGAAATAAAAACCGAAAACCATAAACCAGTCATTTTGATGAAGAAATCTCTGCTATGTACTGTCGAAGATTATTTGTCTGATAATGACATGGTTATGCAGCCACTGCCTGAAATTGAGGCCAGAGTTTCCAACAAGGATGTTTTGATAAGAATCTACTGCGAGAAGCAATATGGTGGGTGCAATTTGGCCAACTTACTCACCAAAATAGAGAACCTTCACCTCACAATTGTCAGTACTAGTGCGTTGCCCCTAGGGAGTTCTACAATTGATATAACTATCGTTGCTCAG ATGGACGTTGAGTTTTGCATGACTCACAACGAGCTCAAAGAGAAGTTAAGACAGGCTTTGCTCATGTAG